The Emcibacter nanhaiensis genome window below encodes:
- a CDS encoding (2Fe-2S)-binding protein: protein MAKRVVNLTINGEPQELLVEDRELLIHTLREQLLLTGAHIGCDTTHCGACTVDLDGRSVKSCTMFTVQADGADITTVEGMAQPDGTLHALQEAFRQNHGLQCGFCTPGMIMRAHRLLQENPDPTEEEIRWGISGNICRCTGYQNIVKAIQSAANTLNQREAAE, encoded by the coding sequence ATGGCTAAAAGGGTAGTCAATTTAACCATCAACGGCGAGCCACAGGAACTGCTTGTCGAGGATCGGGAACTTTTAATTCATACATTGCGCGAGCAGCTGTTGCTGACCGGGGCGCACATCGGCTGTGACACCACCCACTGCGGGGCCTGTACCGTCGATCTTGACGGCCGTTCCGTCAAAAGCTGCACCATGTTCACGGTCCAGGCGGACGGCGCCGACATCACCACGGTTGAAGGCATGGCCCAGCCGGACGGTACCCTGCATGCCCTGCAGGAAGCCTTCCGCCAGAACCATGGTCTGCAATGCGGCTTCTGCACCCCGGGCATGATCATGCGGGCCCATCGCCTGCTGCAGGAAAACCCGGATCCCACCGAGGAAGAAATCCGCTGGGGCATTTCCGGCAACATCTGCCGCTGCACCGGATACCAGAATATTGTCAAGGCGATCCAGAGCGCGGCAAACACACTGAACCAGAGGGAGGCGGCAGAATGA
- a CDS encoding FAD binding domain-containing protein, with protein sequence MIPGSFEYLCPTSKGDALKMLADGGENTRPLAGGHSLIPMMKLRMASPEKLVDLSKISELKGISVGKKEITIGAMTTQHELIGDEDLHRACPIMREAALLIADPQVRYCGTLGGNIGNGDPGNDMPGLMQCLDATYVVESSGGSRNIKARDFYQGAYFTALDTGEIITGVKIPMPAENHGYAYTKLKRKVGDYATAAAAVIVEIAKGQVRAASIALTNVADTPLYAEDAVKAIVGTSLDATDIDKAVAAAEAITSPVSDGRGSAEYRTKMAGVMVRRALESAKDRAGEAKSGGILGWLKG encoded by the coding sequence ATGATTCCTGGGAGCTTTGAATATCTATGTCCAACATCCAAGGGCGATGCCCTGAAGATGCTGGCCGACGGCGGTGAGAACACCCGTCCCCTGGCAGGGGGCCACAGCCTCATCCCGATGATGAAACTGCGCATGGCCAGTCCGGAAAAGCTTGTTGACCTGAGCAAGATCAGCGAGCTGAAGGGTATCTCCGTGGGGAAAAAGGAAATCACCATCGGGGCCATGACCACCCAGCATGAACTCATCGGCGATGAGGATCTGCATCGCGCCTGCCCGATCATGCGGGAAGCAGCCCTGCTGATCGCCGACCCCCAGGTGCGTTACTGCGGCACCTTGGGCGGCAACATCGGCAACGGCGACCCGGGCAACGACATGCCCGGCCTGATGCAGTGCCTCGACGCCACCTATGTGGTCGAAAGCAGCGGCGGCTCCAGAAATATCAAGGCCCGGGACTTTTACCAGGGCGCCTATTTCACGGCCCTTGACACCGGTGAAATCATCACCGGCGTGAAAATTCCCATGCCGGCTGAAAATCACGGCTATGCCTACACCAAGCTGAAACGGAAAGTCGGCGATTACGCCACCGCCGCAGCAGCGGTCATTGTGGAAATAGCCAAGGGCCAGGTCCGGGCGGCATCCATTGCCCTGACCAACGTGGCCGATACGCCGCTGTATGCAGAGGACGCGGTAAAGGCGATTGTCGGCACGTCCCTGGACGCCACTGATATCGACAAGGCCGTGGCGGCGGCCGAGGCCATTACCAGTCCGGTTTCCGACGGACGGGGTTCGGCGGAATATCGGACGAAAATGGCCGGTGTAATGGTGCGACGGGCGCTGGAGAGCGCCAAGGATCGTGCAGGTGAAGCTAAAAGCGGAGGTATATTGGGATGGCTAAAAGGGTAG
- a CDS encoding isopenicillin N synthase family dioxygenase — MSNFNGIKLPDPTPEVAHAIEVCTELPLLDVGDYLAGKDGALEQLAANVRAIQSSLGFSAIVNHGVDQSFIDEAEQQVKEAFHLPQDELQKYFHGEHIQGYWPANSVTNVRPGYEAEKEWKSTLAGWAVLRDREPDDPKVVKGIKHRAMNKWPDPKLLPDFKAKINRYHNAMVDLAFKLLKVYSVALGQSPDFLDEDFADSEWYGRLNYYAGSPNAEGELANTAHSDHSFITLLPMSPIPGLQVRTPRMDWIDVECVPGAIIVNGGEWLNQLSNGRFMATPHRVTEPPTERVSMPLFFDPGDEAFNDPLPGLAAEGEERKYPRKNFYEHFAGYIDAYTTPKK; from the coding sequence ATGTCAAATTTCAACGGAATTAAATTGCCCGACCCCACTCCGGAAGTGGCGCATGCTATCGAGGTTTGCACCGAACTTCCGCTGCTGGATGTCGGGGATTATTTGGCCGGCAAGGACGGCGCCCTGGAACAGCTGGCAGCCAACGTTAGGGCTATCCAGTCATCACTGGGCTTTTCCGCCATTGTCAATCATGGTGTTGATCAGTCCTTTATCGATGAGGCGGAACAGCAGGTCAAAGAAGCGTTCCATCTGCCCCAGGACGAGCTGCAGAAATATTTCCATGGCGAGCATATCCAGGGCTATTGGCCGGCAAACTCGGTGACCAACGTTCGTCCCGGATATGAGGCCGAAAAGGAGTGGAAATCCACCTTGGCCGGCTGGGCCGTGCTGCGTGACCGGGAACCGGATGATCCCAAGGTGGTCAAGGGAATCAAACATCGCGCCATGAACAAATGGCCGGATCCGAAGCTGCTGCCGGACTTCAAGGCTAAAATCAACCGCTATCACAACGCCATGGTCGATCTGGCCTTCAAACTGTTGAAGGTTTATTCCGTCGCGCTGGGCCAGAGTCCGGATTTCCTGGATGAAGATTTCGCCGACAGCGAGTGGTACGGCCGCCTGAACTATTATGCCGGCAGCCCCAATGCCGAAGGCGAACTGGCTAATACCGCCCACAGCGACCACAGCTTTATCACCCTGCTGCCCATGTCCCCGATCCCCGGTCTTCAGGTGCGTACGCCCCGGATGGACTGGATCGATGTGGAATGTGTGCCGGGCGCCATCATCGTCAATGGCGGTGAATGGCTGAACCAGCTGTCCAACGGCCGCTTCATGGCAACCCCGCACCGGGTGACCGAGCCGCCGACCGAGCGCGTCTCCATGCCGCTGTTCTTTGATCCGGGCGACGAGGCCTTTAATGACCCGCTGCCGGGCCTGGCGGCAGAGGGCGAGGAACGGAAATATCCGCGCAAGAATTTCTATGAACATTTCGCCGGATATATCGACGCCTATACCACGCCGAAGAAATAA
- a CDS encoding GntR family transcriptional regulator, with product MSALMEKTELGESKSLTGRTYEELRSDILRGRIAPDKKLRLKDLQERFSTSLSVVREALARLSSEGLVRALDQRGFVTASLTLADLKDLLQTRRQIESIAIKQAIELGTPQWEADVSAAYAALATLDQKHGEKNYLSEDWIRAHEAFHQRLIEGCQSKTLTAICTGLSERIQRYRYLSVSLAPHRDAPGEHKEILQAVLARDVALAQAVLDKHYARTEQILTDAWSSVESQNNSRDD from the coding sequence ATGAGCGCGTTGATGGAAAAAACTGAACTGGGGGAAAGCAAAAGCCTGACCGGGCGGACCTATGAAGAACTGCGGTCCGATATTCTGCGCGGCCGCATTGCACCTGACAAGAAGCTTCGCCTCAAGGACCTGCAGGAAAGATTCAGCACCAGCCTGAGCGTTGTGCGCGAAGCCCTGGCGCGCCTGAGTTCCGAGGGCCTGGTCCGCGCCCTGGACCAGCGCGGCTTTGTCACCGCCAGCCTTACCCTCGCCGACCTGAAGGACCTGTTGCAAACCCGGCGCCAGATTGAAAGCATTGCCATCAAGCAGGCCATCGAACTGGGCACCCCGCAATGGGAAGCCGACGTCAGTGCGGCCTATGCCGCGCTTGCCACCCTCGACCAGAAGCATGGGGAAAAAAATTATCTCAGCGAAGACTGGATCAGGGCCCATGAAGCCTTTCACCAGCGCCTGATCGAAGGATGCCAGTCCAAGACCCTGACCGCTATTTGCACGGGGCTCTCGGAACGCATTCAGCGCTATCGATATCTGTCCGTCTCGCTTGCCCCGCATCGCGACGCCCCCGGCGAACATAAAGAAATTCTTCAGGCCGTGCTGGCCCGCGACGTTGCACTGGCGCAGGCCGTTCTCGACAAACATTACGCCAGAACCGAGCAAATTCTGACCGATGCCTGGTCGAGTGTCGAAAGCCAGAACAACAGCCGGGACGATTAG
- a CDS encoding NAD(P)-binding domain-containing protein, protein MGDAQYRVASIGLGSMGLPIAAHIAKGGYEVAGYDISPERRQLAAEQGVKAVSTIADAVRDADIIITMLYNGEVIESALTGEDGILANIKPGALVVDTSTISPEDSERFAKMIEDKGCSYLRAPVSGTVYLAEAGTLSVFASGNKEDYGRALPVLEHMSMSRDYVGEGEAARVIKLVINMLVMSATNTLGEAIRFGEQWGMSREVLVDAVNNSIVGSRHYQSRAAGLKSKEYTNAGPVVMGYKDLKMVLANAEANGYELPIHSFVGRNMQELVDDGRGDQEVSALAEYPLADKSPSVIPSFGGDECAAEVIAADDERYAVMMEGERAKIETFYSPELTYTHTNGYTQSKDEFLASQTSGEISYNSIDRESIDVSCYGNVAIAQGTVKIDVDVAGENRKLHNRYLAVWERPHGKWRMRAWASTALESAAL, encoded by the coding sequence ATGGGAGACGCACAATATCGTGTTGCAAGTATTGGCCTGGGATCAATGGGGTTGCCAATTGCCGCCCATATTGCCAAGGGCGGCTACGAGGTTGCCGGCTATGATATTTCTCCGGAGCGTCGCCAGCTTGCTGCAGAGCAGGGTGTAAAAGCGGTATCTACCATTGCCGATGCTGTCAGGGACGCCGACATCATTATTACCATGCTGTACAATGGGGAAGTGATCGAGTCAGCCTTGACCGGCGAAGACGGTATTCTGGCCAACATCAAACCCGGCGCACTGGTGGTCGATACCAGCACCATCTCGCCCGAGGACTCTGAGCGCTTTGCCAAAATGATTGAGGACAAGGGATGCAGCTACCTGCGGGCCCCGGTGTCCGGCACCGTCTATCTGGCCGAAGCCGGAACCCTGTCGGTTTTTGCCTCCGGCAACAAGGAAGATTACGGCAGGGCCCTGCCGGTCCTGGAGCATATGTCCATGAGCCGCGACTATGTCGGCGAGGGGGAGGCCGCCCGGGTGATCAAGCTGGTCATCAATATGCTGGTGATGAGTGCGACCAATACCCTGGGCGAAGCCATTCGCTTCGGCGAGCAGTGGGGCATGTCCCGCGAGGTGCTGGTTGATGCGGTCAACAACAGCATTGTCGGCTCGCGCCACTATCAGTCCCGGGCGGCGGGCCTGAAATCCAAGGAATACACCAACGCCGGTCCGGTGGTGATGGGCTACAAGGACCTGAAGATGGTCCTGGCCAATGCCGAAGCAAACGGTTACGAGCTGCCGATCCACAGCTTTGTCGGCCGCAACATGCAGGAGCTGGTGGACGATGGCCGCGGCGACCAGGAGGTCAGCGCGCTGGCCGAATATCCGCTGGCAGACAAAAGCCCGAGTGTGATCCCGTCTTTCGGTGGCGATGAATGCGCCGCGGAAGTTATTGCCGCCGACGATGAAAGATACGCGGTGATGATGGAAGGTGAGCGAGCCAAGATTGAGACTTTCTACTCCCCGGAACTGACCTATACCCATACCAACGGTTATACCCAGAGCAAGGACGAGTTCCTCGCCAGCCAGACCTCCGGCGAGATCAGCTACAACAGCATCGACCGGGAAAGCATTGACGTTTCCTGCTACGGCAATGTGGCCATTGCCCAGGGCACGGTGAAGATTGATGTGGATGTGGCCGGCGAGAACCGCAAGCTGCATAACCGCTATCTGGCGGTCTGGGAGCGGCCTCACGGCAAGTGGCGCATGCGGGCCTGGGCGTCGACGGCGCTGGAGTCCGCGGCACTCTGA
- a CDS encoding AMP-binding protein: MNIFSLLTLGTSRYKNEGAIFHGTRQVCSWAELSDRSLRLAAHMHDNTPPGGRVAVVAKNCPQYIEIMFASWAAGRVVVPINAKLHSREINDIISDAEAALVFATPAEAAKLEGVDCPVTIIGSPEYEEMFAGDPTPPAEVAPDDLAWLFFTSGTTGRSKGAMLSHRNLMAMTISHLADFEALTENDGIIHSAPMSHGSGLYILPYVARAARQIVPESGGFEPEEVLDLCEHHRNIGMFLAPTMVQRLRLTLEKTGRHPEGLRNIVYGGGPMYLEEIRQSLDVFGPVFCQLYGQGEAPMTITGLRPGDFADGDDAVLSSVGWPRSGMEVAIFDNNDQPLPPGETGEIVCRGDVVMSGYWNNPTATESTLAGGWLHTGDLGSLDEDGKLTLRGRSKEVIISGGTNIYPREVEEVLLTCPGVSEACVVGEKDPDWGENVVAFITWQENATPDEKLLETHCLENMARFKRPKRYIFLDDFPKSANGKVLKRELENLL; the protein is encoded by the coding sequence ATGAATATTTTCAGTTTACTCACCCTGGGAACAAGCCGTTACAAAAACGAGGGCGCCATTTTCCACGGCACCAGACAGGTCTGCAGCTGGGCCGAACTCAGCGACCGCAGCCTGAGACTCGCCGCCCACATGCATGACAACACCCCCCCCGGCGGCCGGGTGGCCGTGGTGGCAAAAAACTGTCCGCAATATATCGAAATCATGTTTGCCAGCTGGGCCGCGGGCCGGGTGGTCGTCCCCATCAATGCAAAACTGCACAGCCGCGAGATTAACGACATTATCTCCGACGCGGAAGCCGCCCTGGTCTTTGCAACCCCGGCGGAGGCGGCAAAGCTGGAAGGCGTGGACTGCCCGGTGACCATTATTGGCTCGCCAGAGTATGAAGAGATGTTCGCAGGTGATCCAACCCCTCCGGCAGAGGTTGCCCCGGACGACCTGGCCTGGCTGTTCTTCACCAGCGGCACCACCGGCCGCTCAAAGGGCGCCATGCTGTCGCATCGTAACCTCATGGCCATGACAATTTCCCATCTGGCCGATTTCGAAGCCCTGACGGAGAATGACGGCATTATTCATTCCGCCCCCATGTCGCACGGCTCCGGGCTCTATATCCTCCCCTATGTGGCGCGGGCGGCACGGCAGATTGTGCCGGAGTCCGGCGGCTTCGAACCGGAAGAAGTGCTGGACCTGTGCGAACATCATCGCAATATCGGCATGTTCCTGGCCCCGACCATGGTGCAGCGCCTGCGCCTGACGCTGGAAAAAACCGGACGCCATCCGGAAGGCCTGCGCAATATCGTCTATGGCGGCGGCCCCATGTATCTGGAGGAAATCCGCCAGTCACTCGACGTTTTCGGACCGGTATTCTGCCAGTTATACGGCCAGGGCGAAGCGCCCATGACCATCACCGGGCTGCGCCCCGGCGATTTTGCCGATGGCGACGATGCGGTGCTTTCTTCCGTCGGTTGGCCGCGCTCCGGCATGGAAGTGGCCATTTTTGACAACAATGACCAGCCCCTGCCCCCGGGCGAGACCGGCGAGATCGTCTGCCGCGGCGACGTGGTCATGTCCGGCTACTGGAACAATCCGACCGCCACCGAATCCACCCTGGCCGGCGGCTGGCTGCATACCGGCGACCTGGGCTCCCTGGATGAAGACGGCAAGCTGACCCTGCGCGGCCGCTCCAAGGAAGTGATTATTTCCGGCGGCACCAATATCTATCCCCGCGAGGTGGAGGAGGTGCTGCTCACCTGCCCCGGGGTCAGTGAAGCCTGTGTGGTCGGGGAAAAGGATCCGGACTGGGGTGAAAATGTGGTCGCCTTTATCACCTGGCAGGAAAATGCCACACCGGATGAAAAGCTGCTTGAAACTCATTGCCTGGAAAATATGGCCCGGTTCAAACGGCCGAAACGCTATATCTTCCTTGATGACTTCCCCAAGAGCGCCAACGGCAAGGTCCTGAAGCGGGAGCTGGAAAACCTTCTGTAA
- a CDS encoding MHYT domain-containing protein, with protein sequence MIVHYDPILVLLSIGAAMLGTYTAIIILAKARATRHIAYKTRIALGSLALGVGIWSMHFIGLLAIQLPIPVSYAFLPTLLSSLVAVVLTGLALYAATSGVLTKYGRPAGALLMGLGISTMHYIGMDALRIVCRVSYSTVGIAGAFAISVVASWIALWVLTSVTMKGRNHIVASIILGIAISAMHYVAMFGTTFDYLDSGDVLEVSAIDNTFLAGIIALVTFLLLDAFLLLSLPSAKDNKYRRKKRLGLELAYSLSDAWRGGLTPDVVKVRFDDKDIAKGPKVNGLNFAVDLQAGQGGSNLYPLFGAVSASPTAANGSEGAGPESSLQEEESSIQISKNGEIRFIKSSSIFYISAAGHYTQIGHLNEQGEIEENFCDRRLSALEEVLREHGFIKVHRSHLVNLAKVVGYKRQGEAGSIIFSTHVGRKLPISRKHFGMVSQAITQNQHAL encoded by the coding sequence ATGATCGTTCATTATGATCCTATTTTGGTACTTCTCTCCATAGGCGCCGCCATGCTCGGCACCTACACGGCCATTATTATCCTGGCCAAGGCCCGGGCCACCCGGCATATTGCCTATAAAACCCGGATCGCCCTCGGGTCACTTGCTCTGGGCGTGGGGATCTGGTCCATGCATTTTATCGGCTTGCTGGCGATCCAGTTGCCGATCCCGGTCAGTTACGCCTTTCTGCCCACGCTTTTGTCGTCTCTGGTGGCGGTGGTGCTTACCGGACTGGCTCTCTATGCCGCGACCTCCGGGGTGCTGACCAAATATGGCCGGCCGGCGGGGGCATTGCTGATGGGGCTGGGCATTTCCACCATGCATTATATCGGGATGGACGCGCTGCGCATTGTCTGCCGGGTGTCCTATAGTACCGTCGGCATCGCCGGCGCCTTTGCCATCAGCGTCGTTGCCTCCTGGATCGCCTTGTGGGTTTTAACGTCGGTGACCATGAAGGGCCGGAACCATATCGTCGCTTCGATTATCCTGGGGATCGCCATTTCAGCGATGCATTATGTGGCCATGTTCGGCACCACGTTTGATTATCTGGACAGTGGTGACGTGCTTGAGGTGTCGGCCATTGACAATACTTTCCTGGCGGGCATCATCGCTCTGGTCACCTTCCTGTTGCTTGATGCTTTCCTGCTGCTTTCCCTGCCCAGCGCCAAGGACAACAAATACCGCCGCAAAAAACGTCTAGGTCTTGAACTGGCCTACTCCCTGTCGGATGCCTGGCGGGGCGGGCTGACGCCCGATGTGGTCAAAGTCCGCTTCGATGATAAGGATATCGCCAAGGGACCCAAGGTCAACGGCCTGAACTTCGCGGTTGATTTGCAGGCGGGACAGGGGGGCTCGAATCTCTATCCCCTGTTTGGTGCCGTCAGTGCTTCACCGACGGCGGCAAACGGATCCGAAGGGGCGGGACCGGAGTCTTCGCTGCAGGAAGAGGAAAGCAGTATCCAGATCTCTAAAAACGGTGAGATCCGCTTTATCAAATCTTCCAGCATTTTCTATATTTCTGCCGCCGGGCATTATACCCAGATTGGTCATCTGAACGAACAGGGGGAGATTGAGGAGAACTTCTGTGACCGGCGCCTCTCTGCCCTGGAAGAGGTCCTTCGGGAACATGGCTTCATCAAGGTCCACCGCAGCCATCTGGTCAATCTGGCCAAGGTGGTGGGCTATAAACGCCAGGGTGAAGCCGGATCGATTATCTTCTCCACCCATGTGGGCAGGAAACTCCCCATCAGCCGCAAACATTTTGGCATGGTCAGCCAGGCGATCACCCAAAATCAGCATGCCCTGTGA
- a CDS encoding fumarylacetoacetate hydrolase family protein: MKFVRYGSRNEELPGLIDADGNIRALSPLLSDIGCDMFTEEWLSALAAIDPEKLPLVSGNPRLGVPVSGIRQVIAIGLNYKDHAEEANYPVPVDPLVFYKSVSSLSGCTDLIEVPASAEKLDWEIELGFLISKEAKHVAVEEALDYVAGYCTVVDVSERHWQFDKGGTLGKGKSYDNFTPVGPTFVTSDEVADPQALDLWLDVNGESRQRGTTAEMVFTIAELIAHLSTYQTLLPGDLIITGTPAGVGLGMKPETYLADGDEITCGITGLGDQVHKVAMK, from the coding sequence ATGAAGTTTGTTCGTTACGGATCAAGAAATGAGGAACTGCCGGGCCTGATCGACGCTGATGGCAATATCAGGGCGCTTTCGCCGCTGCTGTCTGACATTGGCTGCGACATGTTCACCGAAGAGTGGCTGTCTGCTCTGGCGGCAATCGATCCGGAAAAACTTCCCCTTGTCAGCGGTAACCCGCGGCTCGGCGTGCCGGTGTCCGGTATTCGCCAGGTGATTGCCATCGGCCTTAACTATAAAGACCATGCAGAAGAAGCGAATTATCCCGTGCCGGTGGATCCGCTGGTCTTTTACAAGTCTGTCAGTTCCCTGTCCGGCTGTACCGACCTGATCGAGGTTCCGGCCAGTGCCGAAAAACTGGACTGGGAAATCGAGCTCGGCTTCCTGATCAGCAAAGAAGCCAAACATGTCGCCGTGGAAGAAGCGCTGGACTATGTCGCCGGCTATTGCACGGTTGTCGATGTGTCCGAACGCCACTGGCAGTTTGACAAGGGCGGCACCTTGGGCAAAGGCAAGAGCTATGACAATTTTACGCCGGTTGGTCCCACGTTCGTGACCAGCGATGAAGTGGCCGATCCGCAGGCCCTCGATCTGTGGCTGGATGTGAATGGTGAGTCCCGCCAGCGCGGCACCACGGCCGAAATGGTCTTCACCATTGCCGAGCTTATTGCGCATCTGAGCACCTATCAGACCCTGCTGCCCGGCGATCTGATTATCACTGGAACTCCGGCCGGGGTCGGTCTGGGCATGAAGCCGGAAACCTACCTGGCGGATGGTGACGAGATAACCTGTGGCATCACCGGTCTTGGCGACCAGGTTCACAAGGTTGCAATGAAATAA
- a CDS encoding aerobic carbon-monoxide dehydrogenase large subunit — MNDQTPVSAQEREEKLEGIGCKRKRVEDVRFTQGKGNYVDDVKLPGMLFGDFYRSPYAHARIKNINKDSALAVPGVVAVVTAEDLIPLNLHYMPTLAGDVQAVLAHEKVLFQNQEVAFIIAKDRYAAADGVEALEVEYEELEPLVDPFKSMEPDAPLLREDIKDKKEGAHGPRVHHNHIFTWTAGDKDATEDAFSKADVVVKEYLAHPRVHPCPLETCCSVANMDKITGQLTLWGTFQAPHVVRTVASLIANIPEHKIRVIAPDIGGGFGNKVGVYPGYVMSVVGTIVAGAPVKWVEDRIENLTTTAFARDYHITAELAATKDGKILGMRSHVLADHGAFDACADPTKFPAGLYHVCTGSYDIPSAFIQVDGVYTNKAPGGVAYRCSFRVTEAVYTIERIIDVLAQKLDMDPADIRKKNFVQPEQFPYTSATGWEYDSGDYPTAMAKAMDAVGYDQLRQEQAQKLADFKAGKSRQLMGIGISFFTEIVGAGPSKNCDILGIGMFDSCEIRVHPTGAAIARLGTKSQGQGHETTYAQILATETGIPSDMITIEEGDTDTAPYGLGTYGSRSTPVAGAACARAGRKIKQKAQLIASHLLEVHHDDLEWNVDGFQVKGNPEKRKSMKELAWAAYNNVPEGMEMGLEAVDYYDPPNFTYPYGAYFCVVDIDVDTGESKIRRFYALDDCGTRINPMIIEGQIHGGLTEAFAVAMGQLIHYDEYGNVQGGSLMDFFLPTAVETPHWETDYTEVPSPHHPIGAKGVGESPHVGGVPAFSNAVNDAFKKLGGVHTHMPHTSANIWAYAQSLGL, encoded by the coding sequence ATGAATGATCAAACTCCAGTTTCCGCACAGGAAAGAGAAGAAAAACTTGAAGGCATCGGCTGTAAAAGAAAACGCGTCGAAGACGTCCGTTTCACCCAGGGCAAAGGCAACTACGTGGACGATGTCAAGCTGCCCGGCATGCTGTTCGGGGATTTCTATCGTAGTCCCTACGCCCATGCCCGCATCAAAAACATCAACAAAGACTCCGCCCTCGCCGTCCCCGGCGTGGTGGCGGTGGTTACTGCAGAAGACCTTATTCCGCTGAACCTCCATTATATGCCGACCCTGGCGGGCGACGTGCAGGCGGTGCTGGCCCACGAAAAAGTGCTGTTCCAGAATCAGGAAGTGGCCTTCATCATCGCCAAGGACCGCTATGCGGCCGCCGACGGGGTCGAGGCCCTTGAAGTGGAATATGAAGAGCTGGAGCCGCTGGTCGACCCCTTCAAGTCCATGGAGCCCGACGCGCCGCTGCTACGTGAGGACATCAAGGACAAGAAGGAAGGCGCCCACGGTCCCCGGGTTCATCACAATCATATCTTCACCTGGACCGCCGGCGACAAGGACGCCACCGAAGACGCCTTCTCCAAGGCCGATGTGGTGGTCAAGGAATATCTGGCCCATCCCCGGGTCCATCCCTGTCCGCTGGAAACCTGCTGTTCTGTGGCCAATATGGACAAGATCACCGGCCAGCTGACCCTGTGGGGCACCTTCCAGGCGCCCCATGTGGTCCGTACTGTGGCCTCGCTGATTGCCAATATCCCGGAACATAAAATCCGGGTCATTGCCCCGGATATCGGCGGCGGCTTCGGCAATAAAGTCGGGGTCTATCCCGGCTACGTCATGTCCGTGGTCGGCACCATCGTTGCCGGCGCGCCGGTCAAATGGGTGGAGGACCGGATCGAAAACCTGACCACCACCGCCTTCGCCCGTGACTATCACATCACTGCCGAACTGGCGGCGACCAAGGACGGCAAGATCCTCGGCATGCGCTCGCACGTGCTGGCTGACCACGGGGCCTTTGACGCCTGCGCCGACCCGACCAAATTCCCGGCCGGCCTGTATCATGTCTGTACCGGCTCCTATGACATTCCCTCCGCCTTTATCCAGGTGGACGGGGTCTATACCAACAAGGCACCGGGCGGGGTGGCCTATCGCTGTTCGTTCCGGGTGACCGAGGCGGTCTATACCATCGAGCGGATCATCGACGTGCTGGCCCAGAAACTGGACATGGACCCGGCCGATATCCGCAAGAAAAACTTCGTCCAGCCGGAACAGTTCCCCTATACCTCGGCCACAGGCTGGGAGTATGACAGCGGCGACTATCCCACCGCTATGGCCAAGGCCATGGACGCCGTGGGCTATGACCAGCTGCGCCAGGAACAGGCCCAGAAGCTTGCGGACTTCAAAGCCGGCAAGTCCCGGCAACTGATGGGCATCGGCATTTCCTTCTTTACGGAAATTGTCGGCGCCGGACCGTCCAAGAACTGCGACATTCTCGGCATCGGTATGTTCGACAGCTGTGAAATCCGTGTTCATCCGACCGGCGCGGCCATCGCCCGGCTCGGCACCAAGTCCCAGGGACAGGGCCATGAAACCACTTATGCCCAGATCCTGGCGACCGAGACCGGCATCCCGTCTGACATGATCACCATCGAGGAGGGCGACACCGACACCGCGCCTTACGGGCTCGGCACCTACGGCTCCCGCTCCACCCCGGTAGCGGGGGCCGCTTGTGCCCGGGCCGGCCGCAAGATCAAGCAGAAAGCGCAGCTGATCGCCTCACACCTTCTGGAAGTCCATCATGACGATCTGGAATGGAATGTGGACGGCTTCCAGGTCAAGGGCAATCCGGAAAAACGCAAGTCCATGAAGGAGCTTGCCTGGGCCGCCTACAATAATGTGCCGGAAGGCATGGAGATGGGGCTGGAGGCCGTGGATTACTATGATCCGCCGAACTTCACCTATCCTTACGGCGCCTATTTCTGCGTGGTCGACATTGATGTGGACACCGGCGAAAGTAAAATCCGGCGCTTCTACGCCCTGGATGACTGCGGCACCCGGATCAACCCGATGATTATCGAGGGCCAGATCCACGGCGGCCTCACTGAAGCCTTCGCCGTCGCCATGGGCCAGCTGATCCATTATGACGAGTATGGTAACGTCCAGGGCGGCAGTCTGATGGACTTCTTCCTGCCGACAGCAGTGGAGACTCCCCATTGGGAAACCGACTATACCGAAGTGCCGAGCCCGCATCATCCGATCGGCGCCAAGGGCGTTGGTGAAAGCCCCCATGTGGGCGGCGTGCCGGCCTTCTCCAATGCGGTCAACGACGCCTTCAAGAAACTGGGCGGGGTGCATACCCATATGCCGCATACATCGGCCAATATCTGGGCCTATGCCCAGAGCCTCGGGCTCTGA